In Pirellulales bacterium, the genomic window TGGTGTTGGGCGGATCGCTGGCGGGCTTGGCCTGGTTCTACCTCCCGACCAAATATGAGTCGGCGGCCTTGTTGCAAGTGAAAGTTGCGAACCCGAGCATTTGGAATCAAGAATCCGGATCGGACTGGGAACTCTATAAGCGTAACGCGTTGGCCCAGATCAAGGGGGAATTGGTCATCAACAAGGCCCTTGAGGACAAGGGGCTGTTGGACCTTCCGGTCATCAAGGAGAACAGCGCCGACCTCACGAATTGGTTGCAAGAGGCACTGATCGTCGATTATCCGCAAAACGGCGAATTGATGCGCGTCGCGATTCGCAACGAAGATCCGAAAGGGCTCGATTTGATCGTTAGCGCGGTCGTCGAAGCATTCATGAAGGAAACCGTCGGCAAGGAGCGAACGGACAAGCTCGCCAAATACGACGACCTCGACAAAAAGTTCCGGGCTTATAAACAAGAGGTCCTCGATAAGCAGCGCCAGCTCTACGAATTGAATAAGTCGATTGAGTCGATCGGCACCAACGACGCCGAGTCGGCGAAAGTGAAATACAAGATGGAACTCAACACGCTCGATTCGTTCATGCAGACTCGCTCCGATATTCAAAAGCAGATTTTCGATATCAGTCTCAAGGCCGATATGGCCGCGTTGATGAAAAAGAACGCCGAGAACAACAACATACCGGAGACGGATATCGAAGCGGCCGTCTCGCGAGATCCGCGAATCCAGCAGGCGTCGAACGAATTGGCTGAACTCACCCGCGCGCAGCACGAAGTCGAGCGTTCGGTAACTCACAAGACCGATCCGGCCGCTGTCCGGATTCGGGACCAGATTGCCGGGGTCCGTCAGACCATGGACGAGATCAAGAACGAAGATCGGCAGCAAGTGATCGAGCTATACAAGAATCAAGGCGACAGCAATAGCTCGGCCATGCTGGCGCTCAATTTGGAAAAGAATTTGCTGATCGAACAATACAACAAACTCTCGCAACAAATCACCGCCCAGGCGGACGAAGTTCAAAAGCTCGAGCATTTCAGTGGCGACGCTGACCAACTTCGCGCGGACATCGATCAACGTCAAGCACTCATCCGCGATATGAACAATAGTCTTGAGCGCTGGAAGATCGAGTTGGACGCACAGCAACGGGTCACCGTGATGGTGCCGGCCAGCAGTCCGGTCGTCGTCAAACCCTACCAGCGAGCTATCGCCACGGGATTTGCCGGTTTCGTGGGTTTCGGGCTGGCGCTCTTTGGAGTCACCTTTTTCGAGTTCCAATCACGAAAGCTCAACGCGCCGCATGAGCTGATCGACGGATTGGGCATTCGCGTGATGGGCGA contains:
- a CDS encoding polysaccharide biosynthesis tyrosine autokinase translates to MFPPSDSNSLDNSNDDANGKGNPASMGDDRRGRDELMPLHGGMNPHGNMPWGYGFPTRPEILSASPNFANLLHSFRRRKWLAIFFGLVLGGSLAGLAWFYLPTKYESAALLQVKVANPSIWNQESGSDWELYKRNALAQIKGELVINKALEDKGLLDLPVIKENSADLTNWLQEALIVDYPQNGELMRVAIRNEDPKGLDLIVSAVVEAFMKETVGKERTDKLAKYDDLDKKFRAYKQEVLDKQRQLYELNKSIESIGTNDAESAKVKYKMELNTLDSFMQTRSDIQKQIFDISLKADMAALMKKNAENNNIPETDIEAAVSRDPRIQQASNELAELTRAQHEVERSVTHKTDPAAVRIRDQIAGVRQTMDEIKNEDRQQVIELYKNQGDSNSSAMLALNLEKNLLIEQYNKLSQQITAQADEVQKLEHFSGDADQLRADIDQRQALIRDMNNSLERWKIELDAQQRVTVMVPASSPVVVKPYQRAIATGFAGFVGFGLALFGVTFFEFQSRKLNAPHELIDGLGIRVMGDLPALRRRIGLRQRPRRITHGLVAESINSIRATLVRNSRLGSSNVFLVTSAGEQEGKTTVASQLAASLARSGRKTLLLDADLRHPGAHLVFGLDNEEGFCELLRDEAEVDEVIRPTPADHLWMVSAGRCDAVAVMALGKEAAAEVIGQLEARFEFIVIDTGPVLKVADALLLGPHVDGAILSVLRDVSRIHKVYEANERLKLAGVKVVGAVVNGIEDRGSFDRYHVVEAPAA